The proteins below are encoded in one region of Bremerella sp. P1:
- a CDS encoding cytochrome c peroxidase, whose translation MNLRHLMYLGIALCALSVPVLAVPGPPRTAEYRSPVDVVLLKNDTWLVVANQTSNSVSLIETESGKVLDELPCSDHPTAIAACLDGQHVLVSCAYSGHISLIQVDGGKLREIQSIEVGFEPTGLAVAPDGKTAYVGLVATGEVAQLDLEQAQVARKFSVGAWPRYLAVSPNGERLAVGCSGESKIVIVDLTKGEVAFSSKLSGGINIGHMQCSADGKYVYFPWMIYRSNPINRDNIRRGWVLGSRIGRVRLDKQEYREAITLDVPGMAVADPHGIAMNGSNERLVVSASGSHDLLIYRKDDLPWEGVGGPGDLIDPKLMQDRDLFKRIDLGGRPMGMAMAQDGRTVYVTNYLREEIQVVDIDESRVVRHIPLGKRPGPSQVRHGEELFYDARRSLDQWYSCHTCHYNGGVNSKAMDTWNDGSALTMKTVLPLEHLDKTGPWTWHGWQEDIRDAMHKSFTTTMQGRPASPREADAILAYLKTDRSPPNPFREKDGSMSAAANRGQQVFESAEANCASCHSGRYFTDGKIHDVGLGSEEDEYVGYNTPSLTGIYRKVRFLHDGRAGSLEDVLMDYHSPEEVSGTRPLTDSELTDLISYLKSL comes from the coding sequence ATGAACCTCCGCCACCTGATGTACCTTGGCATTGCCCTTTGCGCCCTCAGTGTCCCGGTGCTAGCCGTCCCCGGCCCCCCCAGGACGGCCGAATACCGCTCGCCAGTCGATGTTGTTTTGCTGAAAAACGACACTTGGTTAGTCGTCGCCAATCAAACATCCAACAGCGTCAGCCTGATCGAAACCGAGAGCGGCAAGGTTCTCGACGAGCTGCCTTGCAGCGATCACCCTACGGCCATCGCGGCCTGCCTAGATGGCCAGCACGTGCTGGTCAGCTGCGCCTACAGTGGCCACATCTCCCTCATCCAGGTTGATGGGGGAAAACTGCGCGAAATACAATCGATCGAGGTTGGCTTCGAGCCGACAGGGCTGGCCGTCGCTCCCGATGGTAAGACCGCTTACGTTGGTCTTGTCGCCACCGGCGAAGTCGCCCAGCTTGACCTGGAACAAGCCCAGGTCGCCCGCAAGTTCTCGGTCGGGGCCTGGCCGCGTTACCTTGCCGTTTCTCCAAATGGCGAGCGTCTGGCCGTGGGCTGCAGCGGCGAGAGCAAGATTGTCATTGTCGACCTCACCAAGGGAGAGGTGGCTTTCTCATCTAAGCTTTCTGGCGGAATCAACATTGGCCACATGCAATGTTCGGCCGATGGGAAATACGTGTACTTCCCGTGGATGATTTACCGCAGCAATCCGATCAATCGAGATAATATCCGTCGCGGCTGGGTTCTAGGTAGCCGTATCGGGCGGGTTCGGCTCGACAAGCAGGAATACCGCGAAGCGATCACACTCGATGTGCCTGGCATGGCGGTCGCCGATCCGCATGGAATCGCGATGAACGGTTCCAACGAGCGACTGGTCGTTTCCGCATCTGGCTCGCACGACCTTTTGATCTATCGAAAGGATGACCTACCGTGGGAAGGCGTCGGCGGCCCAGGCGATCTGATCGATCCGAAACTGATGCAAGACCGCGACCTCTTCAAACGCATCGATCTTGGCGGCCGCCCGATGGGCATGGCCATGGCCCAGGATGGTCGCACGGTCTACGTGACCAACTATCTACGAGAAGAGATCCAAGTCGTCGACATTGATGAAAGCCGTGTCGTTCGCCACATCCCCTTGGGCAAGCGACCGGGTCCTTCCCAGGTACGCCACGGGGAAGAACTCTTTTACGATGCCAGACGCAGTCTCGACCAGTGGTACAGCTGTCACACATGCCATTACAACGGCGGTGTGAATTCCAAAGCGATGGATACCTGGAACGATGGTTCCGCTTTGACGATGAAAACCGTCCTTCCCTTGGAACACCTCGACAAGACAGGCCCCTGGACCTGGCACGGGTGGCAGGAAGATATCCGCGATGCGATGCACAAGTCGTTCACCACGACCATGCAAGGACGACCAGCCAGTCCCAGGGAAGCCGATGCGATTCTGGCCTACCTGAAAACCGATCGTAGCCCGCCCAATCCGTTCCGCGAAAAAGACGGTTCCATGAGCGCAGCGGCCAATCGTGGTCAGCAAGTCTTCGAAAGTGCCGAAGCCAACTGTGCTAGTTGCCATAGCGGCCGGTACTTCACCGATGGCAAGATCCACGATGTGGGCCTTGGCTCCGAAGAAGACGAGTACGTAGGCTACAACACGCCTAGCCTGACCGGCATCTATCGCAAGGTCCGCTTTCTTCACGATGGTCGAGCTGGCAGCCTGGAAGACGTTCTGATGGACTACCACTCGCCGGAAGAGGTCTCCGGTACGCGGCCCCTTACCGATAGCGAACTAACCGATCTGATTTCGTATTTGAAATCGCTATAA
- a CDS encoding RNA ligase family protein: MSRKLHYPKIRDSRDFPLGKCIAFEKVDGTNLHFNWQRGDGWTFMGTRRDEFRLDKLGEASFRERHQHLADAGQVFRKGLCEPLTELLSSDRCHGWNEVAIFAEYVGPHSFAGLHKADDPKQLVLFDVEVNGDLIDPFEFVEVFSELSIARVVYQGKFTGNFAEAVRQGKYNVTEGVVCKTGSRGNVQMCKIKTNAYQALLKKSFGERWQDYWE, encoded by the coding sequence ATGAGCAGGAAACTCCACTATCCGAAGATTCGCGACTCGCGAGACTTTCCGCTGGGCAAGTGCATTGCCTTCGAGAAAGTCGACGGGACGAATCTGCATTTCAACTGGCAACGAGGTGATGGCTGGACCTTCATGGGAACACGTCGTGATGAGTTTCGTCTCGACAAGTTGGGCGAAGCATCCTTTCGTGAAAGACATCAGCATCTTGCCGATGCTGGCCAGGTATTTCGCAAAGGACTATGCGAGCCCCTTACCGAGCTGCTGAGTAGTGATCGCTGCCATGGGTGGAATGAAGTTGCCATTTTTGCCGAGTACGTTGGTCCGCATTCATTCGCAGGCTTGCACAAAGCAGACGATCCCAAGCAACTGGTTTTGTTCGATGTCGAGGTGAATGGCGATCTGATAGATCCTTTCGAGTTTGTGGAAGTTTTCAGTGAACTTTCGATTGCTCGTGTGGTCTATCAAGGCAAGTTTACCGGCAACTTTGCCGAGGCCGTTCGCCAAGGCAAATACAACGTCACCGAAGGGGTCGTTTGTAAGACCGGATCGCGCGGCAACGTGCAGATGTGCAAGATCAAGACCAATGCCTACCAGGCTCTGCTGAAGAAGTCGTTCGGCGAGCGATGGCAGGACTATTGGGAGTAG